From the Ruminiclostridium josui JCM 17888 genome, one window contains:
- a CDS encoding peptidoglycan D,D-transpeptidase FtsI family protein: protein MTKRIKTILFIFMAICALLVTRLYYIQTVVGPGYSKEASSQRVNNVNIENSRGDFLDRNGIKLTGRTPKVTAVLKPSLLRGQNEAVDNICQILGLDPAKTKESLQRKNTPIIMEVDSETKDVLSQLNIKGISFVNTLSRYNTDTKAKHLLGYLNKVDQVGSFGLEKIYEKTLNYGKTDSIGVITDRDNNLLGGLGYRIIEENSDNKKLDIRLTIDYHIQSIIEKVLDEKGLTGAIVVEDVATGDIVGMCSKPDFNPNDIENYLLNNKKPLFNRAVAQYNIGSVFKLIDLASVLEKDQDYNMVFNCPGYIQIGDTEFKCSSYNVGGHGIMDINSALAKSCNAYFINMSMDLGAEPIISMCEKLGFGKPTGLSKQGIEEAKGVIPAIADLKNPGDVANVSIGQGQTMATPVQIADMIATIANGGIKNNINVVDCIVNEEGNKVRDLKETEQKRVLSKATSDKIKNLMEGVVNTGTGKKASIDEFGGAGGKTGSAETGQYVDGQKIVQAWFAGYFPAKSPKYSVAVFIEDGRSGGESAAPIFAEVGKEIMKKGL, encoded by the coding sequence ATGACTAAAAGGATAAAAACAATACTATTTATATTTATGGCAATATGTGCTTTACTTGTGACAAGACTATATTATATACAGACTGTAGTTGGTCCCGGCTATTCAAAGGAAGCGTCCAGTCAAAGAGTCAACAACGTTAATATAGAAAATTCCAGAGGTGATTTTCTGGATAGAAATGGAATAAAGCTTACAGGAAGAACACCAAAAGTTACCGCGGTTTTGAAACCTTCTCTTTTGCGGGGGCAGAATGAGGCCGTTGATAATATATGTCAGATATTGGGGCTTGATCCCGCCAAGACAAAAGAATCCCTGCAAAGAAAGAATACTCCTATAATAATGGAAGTTGACAGTGAAACAAAGGATGTTCTTTCTCAGCTTAATATTAAAGGAATATCTTTTGTAAACACTTTAAGCAGGTACAATACTGATACTAAGGCAAAACATTTGCTAGGCTATTTGAACAAAGTTGACCAGGTAGGAAGTTTTGGATTAGAAAAAATATATGAAAAGACATTGAATTATGGAAAAACAGATTCAATAGGCGTAATAACTGACAGAGACAATAATTTGCTGGGCGGTCTTGGGTATAGAATAATTGAGGAAAACAGTGATAATAAAAAGCTAGATATTAGGCTTACTATAGATTACCATATACAGAGTATTATTGAAAAAGTTTTAGATGAAAAAGGTTTAACAGGAGCCATAGTAGTAGAGGATGTAGCAACTGGAGATATAGTAGGTATGTGCAGTAAACCTGATTTTAACCCTAACGATATCGAAAACTATTTGCTCAACAACAAAAAACCTTTATTTAACAGGGCTGTTGCTCAATACAATATTGGTTCAGTTTTTAAGTTGATTGATTTAGCATCTGTATTGGAGAAGGATCAGGATTATAACATGGTATTTAATTGTCCAGGATATATACAGATAGGAGATACCGAGTTCAAATGTTCTTCATATAATGTAGGAGGCCATGGCATCATGGATATTAACAGTGCTCTAGCAAAATCATGCAATGCCTACTTTATTAATATGTCTATGGATCTGGGAGCTGAACCCATAATATCAATGTGTGAAAAACTGGGTTTTGGAAAACCTACAGGACTGTCAAAACAAGGCATTGAAGAAGCAAAGGGCGTTATTCCTGCTATAGCGGATCTTAAAAATCCCGGTGATGTAGCAAACGTATCTATTGGGCAGGGACAAACCATGGCAACTCCTGTTCAGATAGCTGATATGATAGCTACTATTGCTAACGGTGGGATAAAAAACAATATTAATGTAGTTGATTGTATAGTAAACGAAGAAGGAAACAAAGTAAGGGATTTAAAAGAAACAGAGCAAAAAAGGGTATTATCAAAGGCCACAAGTGACAAGATTAAAAATCTAATGGAAGGTGTTGTAAACACCGGAACAGGAAAAAAGGCCAGTATTGATGAGTTTGGGGGAGCAGGAGGAAAAACGGGAAGTGCTGAGACAGGCCAATATGTAGACGGTCAAAAAATAGTTCAGGCTTGGTTTGCAGGATATTTCCCAGCAAAATCACCTAAATATTCGGTAGCTGTTTTTATAGAGGACGGACGAAGCGGTGGAGAATCAGCAGCACCTATATTTGCCGAGGTTGGAAAAGAGATTATGAAAAAAGGGCTATAA
- the cas8c gene encoding type I-C CRISPR-associated protein Cas8c/Csd1, producing MKYLGWIDKLYDTYENCISEVGKRRTDKKIPLLPVGHSTQNAQIEVVIDIEGNFRRARILEKEEQVTIIPVTEDSASRGNGNFPHALCDKFIYVAGDYLEYVQNEKSEDYFNKYIEQLEDWCSSMHKNKKVCAVFDYLKKKKLIKDLVEQKILTCDESGNLKKDIKLGTVSQIDAFIRFKVEDTENPSSETAVWLDNEIYKSYIEYYLNKEKGTELCYIKGVSIPYSEKHPSKVRNSGDKAKLISANDESGFTYRGRFSDKKQAVIVSYEVSQKAHNALRWLIDIQGYRFGNPKDGEEVIVAWGTNNQKVPPLLADTDDIFGEEEDSLIIVSTQKEYAQRLNKAIAGYGCELDTNADIVIMGLNSATTGRLSITYYKELKGPDFLNRIEKWHNTCSWRHCYKRILDGTDEKGKNKYKTIEFIGAPAPKEIVRAAFGVERNEKLEVDDKLIKSTIERLLPCIIDGARLPYDIVNSAVNRASNPISMNYFNWEKTLSIACSLLKKYRNDKFKKEEWDMALDENQNDRSYLFGRLLAIAQEIEAWAISITGEKRDTNAERLMHQFKLHPYKTWGIITNKLRPYIARLGGKNILVELMTKVNSRISFEDFTSLKSLEDSYILGYYCQRQVFIDEKNRRIADKNEKKLENIN from the coding sequence GTGAAATACTTGGGCTGGATTGATAAACTTTATGATACATATGAAAATTGTATAAGTGAAGTTGGAAAACGTAGAACTGATAAAAAGATTCCTTTGTTGCCTGTGGGACATTCTACACAAAATGCACAAATTGAGGTAGTAATTGATATAGAAGGGAATTTTCGTCGTGCTAGAATTTTGGAAAAGGAAGAGCAGGTTACAATAATTCCTGTAACAGAAGATTCAGCATCAAGAGGAAACGGAAACTTTCCACATGCATTATGCGACAAATTTATATATGTTGCCGGGGACTACTTAGAATATGTACAAAATGAAAAAAGTGAAGATTATTTTAATAAATATATTGAGCAGCTTGAAGACTGGTGTAGCTCAATGCATAAAAACAAAAAAGTTTGTGCTGTTTTTGATTACTTAAAAAAGAAGAAGCTCATTAAAGACTTAGTTGAACAGAAAATATTGACTTGTGATGAAAGCGGTAATTTAAAAAAAGACATAAAACTCGGAACAGTTTCTCAAATTGATGCATTTATAAGATTCAAGGTTGAGGATACAGAAAATCCTAGTAGTGAAACAGCGGTTTGGCTTGATAATGAGATTTACAAAAGCTATATAGAATATTACCTAAATAAGGAGAAAGGTACAGAGTTATGCTATATAAAAGGGGTGAGTATTCCATATTCTGAAAAGCACCCTTCTAAAGTAAGAAACTCAGGAGATAAAGCAAAGTTAATATCGGCTAATGATGAAAGCGGGTTTACATACCGTGGAAGGTTCTCTGATAAAAAGCAGGCGGTAATTGTAAGTTATGAAGTTTCTCAAAAAGCACACAATGCACTTCGCTGGCTTATCGATATCCAAGGATATAGATTTGGAAATCCCAAGGATGGTGAAGAGGTAATTGTTGCGTGGGGTACTAATAATCAAAAGGTTCCTCCCTTATTAGCGGATACGGATGATATTTTTGGAGAAGAAGAGGATTCACTAATCATAGTATCTACTCAGAAGGAATACGCACAACGACTCAATAAGGCAATTGCCGGATATGGGTGCGAGCTTGACACCAATGCAGATATTGTAATAATGGGGCTTAATTCTGCGACAACCGGAAGGCTGTCTATAACATATTACAAAGAGCTAAAAGGGCCGGACTTTTTGAACAGAATTGAAAAGTGGCACAATACGTGTAGCTGGAGGCACTGTTATAAAAGGATTCTGGATGGGACTGATGAAAAAGGAAAAAACAAGTATAAAACAATAGAATTTATTGGAGCTCCGGCTCCAAAAGAAATTGTTAGGGCAGCTTTCGGTGTTGAAAGAAATGAAAAGCTTGAGGTTGATGACAAATTAATAAAGTCAACAATAGAAAGATTACTTCCATGTATTATTGATGGTGCAAGATTACCGTATGATATTGTTAATTCGGCTGTGAATAGGGCATCTAATCCGATTTCTATGAATTATTTCAATTGGGAAAAGACATTAAGTATTGCATGTTCTTTATTAAAAAAGTATAGAAATGATAAATTTAAAAAGGAGGAATGGGACATGGCACTTGATGAAAATCAAAATGACAGGAGCTATCTTTTTGGAAGATTACTAGCAATTGCACAAGAAATTGAAGCATGGGCTATTAGTATAACAGGCGAAAAAAGGGATACTAATGCGGAGAGGCTTATGCATCAATTTAAACTCCACCCTTATAAAACATGGGGGATAATAACTAATAAGCTCAGACCATATATTGCAAGGCTGGGTGGGAAAAATATTCTGGTAGAACTTATGACCAAAGTCAATTCACGGATATCATTTGAAGACTTTACGAGTCTAAAGTCATTGGAGGATAGCTATATATTAGGTTATTACTGCCAGAGACAAGTGTTTATTGATGAAAAGAATAGAAGAATTGCAGATAAAAATGAAAAGAAACTTGAAAATATAAATTAA
- the cas1c gene encoding type I-C CRISPR-associated endonuclease Cas1c, with protein sequence MRKLLNTVYITSPDSYLSLDGENLVIQKGSTEAARLPLHNLESIIAFGYTGASPALMGACAKRNIALSFMSQSGKFLSRVVGEVRGNVTLRKAQYRLSDNMEESTKIARNFIFGKIYNGRWVIERATRDYSERLDAIKLKKVSEGLAKALNLVLNSRNLDELRGFEGESATQYFSVFDDLILQQKDKFFFHGRNKRPPLDNVNAMLSFVYTLLAHDTAAALETVGLDPYVGFMHRDRPGRISLALDLMEELRNVYADRFVISLINKRVVNFSGFMQKEDGAVIMDDDTRRTILQAWQNRKQEKITHPFLQEKLEWGLVPYAQAMLLARFIRGDLDEYPPFLWK encoded by the coding sequence ATGAGAAAACTTTTGAATACAGTTTATATTACCTCTCCAGACAGCTATCTTTCTCTGGATGGAGAAAACCTTGTTATACAAAAGGGAAGTACTGAGGCGGCAAGGCTGCCGCTTCACAATCTGGAAAGCATTATTGCTTTTGGATATACCGGAGCAAGTCCAGCACTAATGGGTGCATGTGCAAAACGAAATATTGCTCTTAGTTTTATGAGTCAAAGCGGTAAATTTTTGTCAAGAGTCGTTGGAGAGGTAAGGGGAAATGTTACTTTAAGAAAAGCACAATACAGATTGTCGGATAATATGGAAGAAAGCACTAAGATAGCCAGAAATTTTATATTTGGGAAGATTTATAACGGAAGGTGGGTAATTGAACGTGCTACCAGAGATTATTCGGAGAGGCTTGACGCAATTAAGCTCAAGAAGGTATCGGAAGGGTTGGCAAAAGCCTTGAATCTTGTATTGAATAGTAGAAATTTGGATGAACTCCGGGGATTTGAAGGGGAGTCAGCAACACAGTATTTTAGTGTGTTTGATGACTTGATTCTTCAACAAAAAGACAAGTTTTTCTTTCATGGAAGAAACAAACGCCCTCCTCTTGACAATGTAAATGCTATGTTATCATTTGTTTACACACTACTAGCACATGATACTGCCGCAGCACTTGAAACTGTCGGTCTTGACCCTTATGTAGGCTTTATGCATAGGGACAGACCCGGAAGAATATCTTTGGCGTTGGACTTAATGGAGGAACTGAGAAATGTGTATGCTGACAGATTTGTAATTTCTCTTATTAATAAAAGGGTAGTCAACTTCAGTGGTTTTATGCAGAAAGAGGATGGTGCAGTAATTATGGATGATGATACCCGAAGAACAATTTTACAAGCCTGGCAGAACAGAAAACAAGAGAAAATTACACATCCTTTTTTACAGGAAAAACTTGAATGGGGACTTGTGCCTTATGCTCAGGCTATGCTGTTAGCAAGATTTATTCGAGGAGATTTAGACGAGTATCCTCCATTTTTATGGAAGTAG
- the istB gene encoding IS21-like element helper ATPase IstB, whose protein sequence is MSELAYERIKNNLETLGMRNTLTIIDNYLEQAIHEKRNIVDILDHIFTEEAKSKKSRAVENQIKMSGFPYKKTLDMFDFDFQPSINREQIMELATMRFVENKENVVFLGTPGVGKTHLAVALGMIAAEHRYSTYYINCHNLITQLNKAHYENRLQERLKNFAKYKVLIIDEIGYLPMDIQGANLFFQLIAKRYERNTTIFTSNKAFSAWNEVFSDITIASAILDRILHHCQVVSIKGESYRLKERKEMMTGSTTMVNTLFKTKE, encoded by the coding sequence TTGAGTGAACTAGCTTACGAAAGAATCAAGAACAACCTTGAAACATTAGGAATGAGAAATACACTTACGATTATTGATAATTACTTAGAGCAAGCCATTCATGAAAAGAGAAATATCGTCGATATCTTAGATCATATTTTCACAGAAGAAGCCAAGTCAAAGAAATCAAGAGCTGTGGAAAATCAAATTAAAATGTCAGGATTTCCATATAAAAAGACACTTGACATGTTTGACTTTGATTTTCAACCTAGCATTAACAGAGAGCAGATCATGGAACTTGCGACCATGCGCTTTGTGGAAAATAAAGAAAATGTTGTTTTTCTAGGTACTCCTGGTGTTGGCAAAACACATCTTGCTGTAGCACTTGGAATGATTGCTGCAGAGCATAGATATTCCACTTATTATATTAACTGCCATAACTTAATTACGCAGTTGAACAAAGCCCATTATGAAAATAGACTTCAGGAACGATTGAAGAACTTTGCCAAATACAAGGTACTAATCATTGATGAAATTGGATATCTTCCAATGGATATTCAAGGTGCAAACTTATTTTTTCAATTAATAGCCAAACGATATGAAAGAAATACAACCATATTTACTTCAAATAAAGCTTTTTCAGCATGGAATGAAGTATTCTCAGATATAACTATTGCCTCCGCTATTCTTGACAGAATTCTACATCATTGTCAAGTTGTAAGTATTAAAGGTGAAAGTTATCGTCTAAAGGAACGAAAGGAGATGATGACAGGAAGTACCACAATGGTAAATACATTATTTAAGACTAAGGAATAA
- a CDS encoding CRISPR-associated helicase/endonuclease Cas3 has product MYVAHIREDGTKQSVKEHLENVALLCSTACKKISLENMGRLIGLLHDMGKETTEFKNYIIYSFQYPEDKSRRGTVDHATAGAKFIYKTYYCSKNPYEKLTAQIICLVICSHHGGLIDCIDLELRDKFTSRMNRDDLEINYDEAINNFFQDCCEMNEIYRLFMEAVQEIKNILTRIRLVYDKKHFVKFSMALLIKFLLSCLIDADRYDTYSFMESKDIIDNEQGILKNCLWTVLSEHLNRKLDDLPKISNIDLLRNLISQSCKSFAKNNTGIYKLLVPTGGGKTLSSLRYALEHAREFKKDRIVYIIPFTTIIDQNSKEIKDFLDREDVVLEHHSNLIMDNDNEDYKLLTERWDSPIILSTMVQFLNTFFNGGTQSVRRLHNLVNSIIIFDEIQAIPIKCINMFNYAINFLSKVCNTTVILCTATQPLLSKTEMPVFIEKNADIIPNADEKFRYFTRTKVIPRIRAGGYSIQDLKDFSLCLMEKVNSTLIILNTKNAAKELFKAINNDNSMLPEEKKSIVFHLSTNMCPAHRIESLNKIREVLGKKKVICVSTQLIEAGVNISFECVVRSLAGLDSIAQAAGRCNRHAESNCGNVFVINMDTSSENVSRLLEIKAGQDKTLRIFEEYNQNPEAFDCDLLSPKAIAKYFEYYFNELKLEMNYTLPKPYADKTMFDLLSENKQVVQDYIDRKQVKPDLMLYNSFKTAGDYFRVIDQNTVGVIVPYEKGEELITKINGKCNLKDLKKYLKEAQQYSVNLYDQEYRILNHSGAFVQVNNGGVIALRKEFYDKNVGITAENQQQEFLNY; this is encoded by the coding sequence ATGTATGTTGCTCATATAAGAGAAGACGGTACAAAACAAAGTGTCAAGGAGCATTTAGAGAATGTAGCTTTGCTATGTTCAACAGCTTGTAAAAAAATATCACTGGAGAATATGGGAAGATTAATCGGTCTGCTTCATGATATGGGAAAGGAAACAACAGAATTTAAAAATTATATAATATATAGTTTTCAATACCCTGAAGATAAGTCTCGTAGGGGAACAGTCGACCATGCTACCGCAGGTGCTAAATTTATTTACAAAACATATTATTGCTCAAAAAATCCTTATGAAAAGCTTACCGCACAAATTATCTGTCTTGTAATTTGCTCTCATCATGGAGGGTTAATCGATTGTATTGATTTAGAATTGAGAGATAAATTTACTTCAAGAATGAATAGAGACGATTTAGAGATAAATTATGATGAAGCTATAAATAATTTTTTTCAGGATTGCTGTGAAATGAATGAAATCTATAGGTTGTTCATGGAAGCCGTTCAGGAGATAAAAAATATTTTAACGAGAATTAGATTGGTATACGATAAAAAACATTTTGTTAAATTTTCTATGGCACTATTAATTAAATTTTTACTCAGCTGCCTTATTGATGCGGATAGATATGATACATATAGTTTTATGGAATCAAAAGACATAATTGATAACGAACAGGGTATACTTAAAAACTGTCTATGGACAGTACTTTCGGAACATTTAAATAGAAAACTTGATGATTTACCAAAAATATCTAACATAGATTTACTACGAAATTTAATTTCACAATCATGCAAAAGTTTTGCAAAAAATAATACAGGAATATACAAGCTTTTGGTACCTACAGGTGGAGGAAAAACACTTTCTAGCCTGAGATATGCCTTGGAGCATGCTAGGGAATTCAAGAAAGATAGAATTGTATACATAATACCTTTCACCACCATAATAGACCAGAATTCTAAAGAAATTAAGGATTTTCTGGATAGGGAGGATGTTGTTTTAGAGCATCATTCTAATCTGATAATGGACAATGATAATGAAGATTATAAGCTTTTGACGGAAAGATGGGATAGCCCAATAATTCTGTCAACAATGGTACAGTTTCTAAATACTTTTTTTAACGGTGGAACTCAAAGTGTTAGAAGATTGCACAATCTTGTAAACTCAATAATTATCTTTGATGAAATCCAAGCCATTCCAATTAAGTGTATTAATATGTTTAACTATGCTATAAATTTCTTGTCTAAAGTTTGCAATACAACGGTTATTCTATGTACAGCCACTCAGCCATTACTTTCTAAGACTGAAATGCCTGTATTTATTGAGAAGAATGCAGATATTATCCCTAATGCAGATGAAAAATTCAGATATTTTACAAGAACAAAGGTTATACCAAGAATTCGAGCTGGAGGTTACAGTATACAAGACCTAAAAGATTTTTCATTATGTTTGATGGAGAAGGTAAACAGTACTTTAATTATACTAAATACAAAGAATGCAGCAAAAGAATTATTTAAAGCTATTAATAATGATAATTCAATGTTACCGGAGGAGAAAAAATCAATTGTATTTCACTTAAGTACTAATATGTGTCCTGCTCACAGAATAGAATCACTAAATAAAATAAGGGAAGTTCTTGGCAAGAAAAAAGTGATATGTGTTAGTACCCAATTGATTGAAGCAGGAGTAAACATTTCATTTGAGTGTGTTGTACGTTCTCTGGCAGGACTGGACAGTATTGCTCAGGCAGCTGGAAGATGTAATCGACATGCTGAGAGTAATTGCGGAAATGTTTTTGTTATAAATATGGATACAAGCAGTGAAAATGTAAGCAGACTTCTGGAGATAAAAGCAGGTCAGGATAAAACATTACGGATTTTTGAAGAATATAATCAGAATCCGGAAGCTTTTGATTGTGACTTACTCTCACCAAAAGCTATTGCTAAATATTTCGAGTACTATTTCAATGAATTGAAATTAGAAATGAATTATACCCTCCCTAAGCCATATGCTGATAAAACTATGTTTGATTTACTCTCTGAAAATAAGCAAGTTGTACAAGACTATATTGATAGAAAACAAGTAAAACCTGATTTGATGCTATATAATTCCTTTAAAACGGCAGGTGATTATTTCAGGGTTATAGACCAGAATACAGTTGGTGTAATTGTGCCTTACGAAAAGGGAGAAGAGTTAATAACAAAAATTAATGGCAAATGCAATCTTAAAGATTTAAAAAAATATTTAAAGGAGGCTCAGCAGTACTCGGTCAATTTATACGATCAGGAATATAGAATTTTGAATCACTCGGGAGCTTTTGTACAAGTGAATAACGGAGGGGTGATTGCACTGAGAAAGGAATTTTATGATAAAAACGTAGGAATTACCGCTGAAAACCAACAACAGGAATTTTTAAATTATTGA
- the cas2 gene encoding CRISPR-associated endonuclease Cas2 — translation MMVLITYDVNTESEGGKKRLRRVAKQCMNYGQRVQNSVFECVMDSAKCREVKNKLEKIIDKERDSLRFYYLGNNYQNKVEHIGIKESFDVEGTLII, via the coding sequence ATGATGGTACTTATTACATATGATGTTAATACTGAATCAGAGGGTGGAAAAAAGAGGTTAAGACGTGTTGCAAAACAATGTATGAACTATGGACAACGGGTTCAGAATTCTGTTTTTGAATGTGTTATGGATTCTGCAAAATGTAGGGAAGTTAAGAATAAATTGGAAAAAATAATTGACAAGGAAAGGGACAGCTTAAGATTCTATTATCTAGGTAACAATTACCAAAATAAAGTAGAACATATTGGCATAAAAGAATCTTTTGATGTAGAAGGAACATTAATTATATAG
- the cas4 gene encoding CRISPR-associated protein Cas4: MTEYNEEDFLLLSGIQHFAFCRRQWALIHIEQQWQENLRTVEGNILHEKAHDDGFSEKRGDVIISRGMAVFSRTLGVSGVCDIVELHKCADGVNIFGREGLYRPVPIEYKRGKPKENDADILQLCGQAMCLEEMLLCEIKEAYMFYGETKRRLKITLDDALRERVRDVIQEMHELFERKYTPKVKPSKSCKACSLADICMPRLCKNTSVSKYIRDSLKEAE; the protein is encoded by the coding sequence ATGACGGAATATAACGAAGAAGACTTCCTGCTATTATCAGGCATTCAGCACTTTGCTTTTTGCAGGAGGCAATGGGCACTGATACATATTGAACAGCAGTGGCAGGAGAATCTGAGGACGGTTGAAGGGAATATACTGCATGAAAAGGCTCATGATGACGGATTCTCAGAAAAACGCGGAGACGTAATTATTTCAAGGGGAATGGCTGTTTTCTCAAGAACCCTTGGAGTCAGCGGTGTATGCGATATTGTGGAATTGCATAAATGTGCCGATGGTGTGAACATATTTGGCAGGGAAGGGTTGTACAGGCCTGTTCCCATAGAATACAAGAGGGGTAAACCAAAGGAAAATGATGCTGATATTCTTCAATTATGCGGACAGGCTATGTGCCTTGAAGAAATGCTCTTGTGTGAAATAAAGGAAGCATACATGTTCTACGGGGAGACTAAACGTAGGCTGAAAATTACACTTGATGATGCTTTACGTGAGAGGGTTAGAGACGTTATTCAAGAAATGCATGAGTTGTTTGAACGGAAGTATACGCCAAAGGTAAAACCTTCTAAGAGTTGTAAAGCCTGTTCTTTGGCAGATATCTGTATGCCAAGACTATGCAAAAATACTTCTGTGTCAAAATACATTAGAGATAGTTTGAAGGAGGCAGAGTAA
- the cas5c gene encoding type I-C CRISPR-associated protein Cas5c, whose translation MERANSVEFKVSGRYALFSDPINRIGGEKVSYQIPTYQAIKGILESVYWKPTFIWYIDELRVMKYIKTQSQGMRPINYTGGNTLSIYSYLTDVEYQVKAHFEWNYNRRDLEEDRNENKHFSVANRMIERGGRRDIFLGTRECQGYVEPCNFGDGEGVYDNYGEISFGLMFHGFDYPEEAYDESGKDKLVARLWYPKMENGYIKFIRPDKCEIKREIKAMRMKEFNNSNFSGLKEFDKGGEILGLD comes from the coding sequence ATGGAAAGAGCAAACAGCGTAGAATTTAAGGTTAGCGGAAGGTATGCACTTTTCAGCGATCCAATAAACAGGATTGGAGGTGAAAAAGTATCATACCAAATACCTACCTATCAGGCTATAAAGGGAATTTTGGAGAGTGTTTACTGGAAACCCACTTTTATCTGGTATATAGATGAGCTTAGGGTTATGAAATATATTAAAACCCAGTCACAGGGTATGCGACCCATTAATTATACAGGAGGAAATACACTATCAATATATTCTTATCTTACTGATGTGGAGTATCAGGTAAAAGCTCATTTCGAGTGGAACTATAACCGTAGGGATTTAGAAGAGGATAGAAATGAAAATAAACATTTTAGTGTAGCTAACAGAATGATCGAAAGAGGCGGAAGACGAGATATTTTCTTAGGAACACGAGAGTGTCAGGGGTATGTGGAGCCTTGTAATTTTGGAGATGGTGAAGGAGTCTATGACAATTACGGAGAGATATCTTTTGGATTAATGTTTCACGGTTTTGATTACCCTGAAGAGGCATATGATGAATCTGGCAAGGACAAGCTTGTAGCAAGACTGTGGTATCCAAAAATGGAAAACGGATATATAAAATTCATCAGACCTGATAAGTGTGAGATAAAGCGTGAGATAAAGGCAATGAGAATGAAAGAGTTTAATAATAGTAATTTTAGCGGTCTTAAAGAATTTGATAAGGGAGGTGAAATACTTGGGCTGGATTGA
- the cas7c gene encoding type I-C CRISPR-associated protein Cas7/Csd2: MSILKNKIDFAVIISVKNANPNGDPLNGNRPRENYDGYGEISDVCIKRKIRNRLQDMKQEIFVQSDERRTDGFRSLKDRADGCPELKKLTKDKEKYAEYACSKWIDVRSFGQVFAFKAGEENSVSIGIRGPVSIHSAVSVSPIEISSMQITKSVNGETGKDPDKKSADTMGMKHRVDFGVYVIYGSINTQLASKTGFSEEDSEHIKEALRTLFENDCSSARPDGSMEVYKLYWWKHNCEVGQYSSAKVHRSLKIKANVDVPKCINDYSIYIDDLDGLEPKVYDGI; this comes from the coding sequence ATGAGTATTTTAAAAAACAAGATTGATTTTGCAGTGATTATTTCGGTGAAAAATGCTAATCCAAACGGTGACCCACTGAATGGAAACCGTCCTAGAGAAAATTATGACGGATATGGAGAAATATCAGATGTGTGTATAAAAAGAAAAATAAGAAATCGTTTGCAGGATATGAAGCAAGAGATATTTGTTCAGTCAGACGAAAGAAGAACAGATGGCTTCAGAAGTTTGAAAGATAGAGCAGACGGTTGTCCTGAATTAAAAAAATTAACTAAGGATAAAGAGAAATATGCAGAGTACGCCTGCTCAAAATGGATTGATGTAAGGAGCTTTGGCCAAGTATTTGCATTTAAAGCAGGTGAGGAGAATTCAGTCTCTATAGGAATAAGGGGACCTGTATCAATACATTCGGCTGTAAGTGTTTCGCCAATAGAAATATCAAGTATGCAAATTACAAAAAGTGTAAATGGAGAGACAGGAAAAGACCCTGACAAAAAGAGTGCAGATACAATGGGTATGAAGCATAGAGTTGATTTTGGTGTGTATGTGATTTATGGGAGTATAAATACTCAATTAGCATCTAAAACAGGGTTTAGTGAAGAAGATAGTGAACATATTAAAGAAGCGTTAAGAACATTATTTGAAAATGATTGCTCGTCTGCAAGGCCTGACGGAAGTATGGAGGTATATAAGCTTTATTGGTGGAAGCATAATTGCGAAGTAGGGCAATACTCTTCTGCAAAGGTACATAGAAGTCTTAAAATAAAGGCAAATGTTGATGTGCCAAAATGCATTAATGATTATTCTATTTACATTGATGATTTAGATGGATTGGAACCGAAAGTTTATGACGGAATATAA